In the genome of Streptomyces sp. 846.5, the window CCCCGTTCATCGTCACCCTCGGCTCGCTCAGCGTCTTCACCGCGATCACGCTGATCTACGCCAAGGGGCAGACCATCGCCCTGCAGCCGGGCAGCTTCCTGCTGTGGACCGCGGACACCATCTCCATCGGCTCGCTCCACGTCACCACCGGCGTGCTGCTGATGATCGCGCTCTACGCGGTGCTCGGTTTCGCGCTGCGCTACACCGCCTGGGGACGCCACCTCTACGCGGTGGGCGACGACGTCGAGGCCTCCCGACTGGCCGGCATCTCGGTCAGCCGGGTGCTGCTCAGCGCCTACATGGTCGCCGGGCTCGCCATCGCGGTGGCCGCCTGGATCCTGGTCGGCCGCGTCGGCGGGGGCGACCCCAACAGCGGCATCAACGCCAACCTGGAGTCGATCACCGCCGTCGTCATCGGCGGCACCAGCCTCTTCGGCGGCCGCGGCGTCATCTTCGGCTCGCTGATCGGCGCGCTGATCGTCCAGGTCTTCGACAACGGCCTGGCGCTGGCCGGCTTCGACCCTAACTACCAGGTCCTCGCGGTCGGCCTGCTGGTCATCGCCGCGGTGTCCGTCGACCAGTGGATCCGGAGCGTGAAGGCATGACCACCCCCACCAATGCCCCCATCCTCCAGGCCAGGGGCCTGGTCAAGACCTTCGGCCGGGTCGTCGGCCTGAACGACGTCGACCTCACCCTGCACCGGGGCGAGGTGCTGGCCGTCATCGGCGACAACGGCGCCGGCAAGTCCACCCTGATCAAGTGCCTGTCCGGCGCGCTCATTCCCGACGAGGGCGCGATCCTCGTCGACGGCGCGCCGGTCAACTTCAAGCGCCCGCAGGA includes:
- a CDS encoding ABC transporter permease, encoding MTIQSSGDTAPVTAEDFLNRPAGIGQRVHSVLHRQPALSPAIVLLLAGVAFALLNSRFYSLQNLSLVAQQVAVVGALAAGQTLVVLTAGIDLSIGAVMVLASLVMSKLVFDSHVNGLLALLIGAAVAIAAQAVNGLLVTRIKLPPFIVTLGSLSVFTAITLIYAKGQTIALQPGSFLLWTADTISIGSLHVTTGVLLMIALYAVLGFALRYTAWGRHLYAVGDDVEASRLAGISVSRVLLSAYMVAGLAIAVAAWILVGRVGGGDPNSGINANLESITAVVIGGTSLFGGRGVIFGSLIGALIVQVFDNGLALAGFDPNYQVLAVGLLVIAAVSVDQWIRSVKA